GGTACGCCTGAATCCTTCAAGGTGTTGATGCGGGAACTCCAATCCTTGGGGTTAGATATAGCGGTTCACAAAGTCGAAACCGCAGAGGATGGAACCAGTCGGGATGTGGAAGTCGATTTGATGGCAGATGTGGATCGCCGCCGAACCCCCAGCCGACCCACGTATGAATCTCTGAACCGCGAGGAACTTGAAGAAGACGAAGTCTAACAAGGTTGAAAGTTAGCAGGTTGAAGGTTGAAGGTTGAAAGTGAATGACCTTAGACCTTCAGCCTCCTGTTCCAACCTTCAACTCCCCTCTTCCAACCATCAACCTTTAAACCTTGAACCTTCAATCCTTAATCGAATGAGACATCAGCTAGAACAGCGGTTTGACTACGTCAAAATTGCGATCGCTTCTCCAGAGCGGATTCGGCAATGGGGAGAAAGAACCCTCCCCAACGGCCAGGTGGTCGGTGAAGTCACTAAACCCGAAACGATTAACTATCGCACGCTCAAACCCGAAATGGATGGGCTGTTCTGCGAACGAATCTTTGGGCCAGCTAAGGACTGGGAATGCCATTGCGGCAAGTACAAGCGGGTACGCCACCGGGGCATTGTCTGCGAACGCTGCGGTGTAGAAGTCACCGAGTCACGGGTGCGTCGTCACCGGATGGGTTATATCAAACTAGCCGCACCCGTCGCTCACGTCTGGTATCTCAAGGGGATTCCCAGCTACCTGAGCATTCTGCTGGATATGCCCCTGCGTGATGTGGAACAGATTGTCTACTTCAACGCCTATGTTGTCTTGAGTCCCGGCAATGCCGAGAATCTCACTTACAAGCAGCTGCTTACGGAAGATCAATGGCTGGAAATTGAAGAGCAGCTTTATAGCGAAGATTCTCAACTCACCGGTGTTGAGGTGGGAATTGGTGCGGAGGCACTCCAGCGGCTTTTGCAGGACGTTGATTTAGATGCTGAGGGTGAAAAGCTCCGCGAAGAAATTACCACGGCTAAGGGGCAAAAACGCGCCAAACTGATCAAACGTTTACGGGTGATTGACAACTTCATCGCCACGGGTTCTCTGCCGGAGTGGATGGTACTGACGGTCATTCCGGTCATTCCTCCAGACCTGCGCCCGATGGTACAGCTAGACGGCGGTCGCTTTGCTACCTCAGACCTGAATGACCTCTATCGGCGAGTCATCAACCGCAACAACCGACTGGCACGTCTCCAGGAAATCCTGGCACCGGAAATTATTGTCCGCAACGAAAAGCGGATGCTCCAAGAAGCGGTGGACGCCTTAATCGACAACGGACGTCGCGGTCGTACTGTGGTGGGAGCGAACAATCGCCCCCTCAAATCCCTCTCCGACATCATCGAGGGTAAGCAAGGTCGCTTCCGGCAAAACCTCTTGGGTAAGCGGGTTGACTACTCCGGTCGTTCCGTGATCGTGGTCGGACCCAAACTGAAAATTCACCAGTGCGGTTTGCCCCGCGAAATGGCGATCGAACTGTTTCAACCCTTCGTGATTCACCGTTTGATCCGTCAAGGTCTGGTGAATAACATCAAGGCGGCGAAAAAGCTGATTCAACGGGGCGATCCCAGCGTGTGGGATGTCTTAGAGGAAGTGATTGCGGGGCACCCCGTCCTCCTCAACCGCGCACCCACGTTGCACCGCTTGGGGATTCAGGCGTTTGAACCCATTTTGGTTGAAGGTCGCGCCATCCAACTTCACCCCTTAGTCTGTCCGGCTTTTAACGCTGACTTTGATGGTGACCAGATGGCGGTTCACGTTCCCCTATCTTTAGAATCGCAGGCAGAAGCACGTCTGTTAATGTTGGCCTCCCATAATATCCTTTCACCCGCAACCGGTCGCCCGATTGTTGCGCCTAGCCAGGATATGGTTTTGGGATGCTATTACCTGACGGCTGAAAATCTAGACGCTCAAAAAGGCGCTAATAAATATTTTGCCAATCTAGATGATGCGATTAAAGCCTACGAACAAAGGCAAATAGACTTACATGCCTATGTCTGGTTACGCTTCGACGGCATCGTCGAATCAGCCGTACCTGACAATGAAGTGATCAAGACGGAACAATTATCCGATGGCAGCGTAACCAAACACTACAGAGAGCGCCGGGTGCGGGAAACCGCTGATGGGGAAATCATTTCCCAGTATGTGCGTACTACTCCAGGTCGGATTATTTACAACAAAGCCATTCAAGAGGCGCTGATTAGCTAGTCAAAAGTTGAAGGTTGAAGGTTGAATCGGTTAACTTTCCTGCCGACCCACTTTCAACCCCTTTTGGGACTAATCACTAAAGACTGAGGACGAAGGATAAAGCAGATGGTAGACCAGAACGAAGCGATTTTTTATAACCGAGTTGTTAGTAAAAGCGAGCTGAAAAAGCTGATATCCTGGGCTTTTACAGAACACGGCAGTGCCCGTAGCGCCCAGATGGCTGACCAGC
The Microcoleus sp. AS-A8 genome window above contains:
- a CDS encoding DNA-directed RNA polymerase subunit gamma, encoding MRHQLEQRFDYVKIAIASPERIRQWGERTLPNGQVVGEVTKPETINYRTLKPEMDGLFCERIFGPAKDWECHCGKYKRVRHRGIVCERCGVEVTESRVRRHRMGYIKLAAPVAHVWYLKGIPSYLSILLDMPLRDVEQIVYFNAYVVLSPGNAENLTYKQLLTEDQWLEIEEQLYSEDSQLTGVEVGIGAEALQRLLQDVDLDAEGEKLREEITTAKGQKRAKLIKRLRVIDNFIATGSLPEWMVLTVIPVIPPDLRPMVQLDGGRFATSDLNDLYRRVINRNNRLARLQEILAPEIIVRNEKRMLQEAVDALIDNGRRGRTVVGANNRPLKSLSDIIEGKQGRFRQNLLGKRVDYSGRSVIVVGPKLKIHQCGLPREMAIELFQPFVIHRLIRQGLVNNIKAAKKLIQRGDPSVWDVLEEVIAGHPVLLNRAPTLHRLGIQAFEPILVEGRAIQLHPLVCPAFNADFDGDQMAVHVPLSLESQAEARLLMLASHNILSPATGRPIVAPSQDMVLGCYYLTAENLDAQKGANKYFANLDDAIKAYEQRQIDLHAYVWLRFDGIVESAVPDNEVIKTEQLSDGSVTKHYRERRVRETADGEIISQYVRTTPGRIIYNKAIQEALIS